One Cellulomonas sp. WB94 genomic window, CCAGCGCGTCATCGGGTCACCGCCACGAGGACGTCCCACGAGCCGAGGGTCACGGAGTCGCCGGCAGCGAGCGTCCCACCGGGGGCGTCGGCGGGCGGCGGGTCCGCCGGGGCGTCACCGCGCGCGGCGACGAGGACGTCGAGATCGATCGGGGCTGTCACGGTCGCGGCCTCCCAGGACCAGTTGTGCACGACGTGCACGCGGGTGCCGTCCGGTCGGGTCGACGTGTGGACGGTAACGCTTGCCGGGACGTCGGCCCACGCCGCGAGCGGCTCCGGGACGAGCCACGCGGCGAGCGAGCGGGCGAGCCCGACACCTGGAACCGTACCGACGACAGTGATCCGGCCGGCACCGTGCGGGTGTGTCGTCACTGCCGACCACGCGCCCAGGTGGGGGTGGACGTAGCGCGCGAGCACCTCGGCACCGTCGGCCACCAGGCCCTCGGCCCACGCGGTCGCCTCGCCCGTCAGCGCGCCCGCCACCGGGACGGGGTCGGGGAGGTTGTTGAGCTCGTCGTACCAGACGCCTGCCGGCGAGGACAGCCGGGCCGGCTGGACCTCGTCGCGGGCCCGGGCCTCGTGGTCGGCGTACGCGGTCCGGGGGCCGACGACGAGGTGGCCGCCCCCGTCCGCGTACCGCAGGAGCCAGTCGAGGTCGGCGTCCGACGCCGGGTAGTAGCCGGCGGCGACGAGCACGGGCAGGCGGCGCACGACGTCGGAAGGGTCCTCGTCGAACAGGTAGCGCGGGCGGACCACCCGGACCTGGAGGCCGGCATCGAAGGCGCCCCGGTAGAACGCGCCGACGATCCGGGGGTAGCTGTTCGGGTCCCCGGTGCCGTCGGGCTTCTGGAGCGGCGGCTGGGCGGCGAGCGCGAAGCGCGCGCCGGTCGAGGCAAGGATGGCGATGTCGGCATCCGGGGTCGCGTCAGCCAGCACGCTCCCGGTCCGCGCGAGCTCGGCGCCGAGGAGCGCGATCTCGCGGTAGGCCCGGCCGGGCACCCCGCTGTGCGGCAGCACACCACCCCAGTACGTCTCCGCGCCGTAGTGCAGCGTGTGCCAGTGCCAGTACTCGACCATGCGTGCGCCCCGGCTCACGAGCGCCCAGGCGGCCTGCCGCCACTGGCCCGGGTAGGCCGGGTTGTTGGTGCTCGGGCCGCCGATGGACTGGGCGTCGGTCTCGGTCACCCAGAACGGCTCGCCGCGGCTCGAGAACATCGTGTCGCCGCTCTGGAACAGGGCCCACGTGCCGTTCGTCGTCCAGTACTGCAGCCGCTGCGACGCGTTCGGGTGGGTCAGGCCGTCCTGCATCGCGTAGTACGGGTTGCCGCTGGTCACGTCGAGGACCGACGCGAGGTCGGCGTCCTCGAGCGCGGGTCGGTCGTAGGAGATGCAGGTGGTGACGACCTGGTCCGGGCGCGCGAGCTTGCGGACCGCACGGGCCTGCCAGTCGATCATCTCCGTGGTCAGCACCGCCTGGAACCGCCGCCAGGCCAGGTCGTACTGCGGCTGGGCGTTGCCGTCCGGGGTCCACAGGTCCGCCCAGGTGGACAGCCGGTGCGACCAGTAGACGAGCCCCCACTCCCGGTTGAG contains:
- a CDS encoding beta-galactosidase; translation: MAIQHQTVLFGAAYYYEYAGPGQDPKPETLERDLDLMQAAGFSVIRVGESVWSTWEPEDGSFDLDWLEPVLDGAHARGIDVVIGTPTYAVPMWLVRRYPEIAGEDRTGHRMGWGARQEVDYTHPAFRFHAERILTQIVERYRDHPAVVAYQVDNEPGLHLLHNRGVFERFVDHLRDTYGDVETLNREWGLVYWSHRLSTWADLWTPDGNAQPQYDLAWRRFQAVLTTEMIDWQARAVRKLARPDQVVTTCISYDRPALEDADLASVLDVTSGNPYYAMQDGLTHPNASQRLQYWTTNGTWALFQSGDTMFSSRGEPFWVTETDAQSIGGPSTNNPAYPGQWRQAAWALVSRGARMVEYWHWHTLHYGAETYWGGVLPHSGVPGRAYREIALLGAELARTGSVLADATPDADIAILASTGARFALAAQPPLQKPDGTGDPNSYPRIVGAFYRGAFDAGLQVRVVRPRYLFDEDPSDVVRRLPVLVAAGYYPASDADLDWLLRYADGGGHLVVGPRTAYADHEARARDEVQPARLSSPAGVWYDELNNLPDPVPVAGALTGEATAWAEGLVADGAEVLARYVHPHLGAWSAVTTHPHGAGRITVVGTVPGVGLARSLAAWLVPEPLAAWADVPASVTVHTSTRPDGTRVHVVHNWSWEAATVTAPIDLDVLVAARGDAPADPPPADAPGGTLAAGDSVTLGSWDVLVAVTR